The Streptomyces sp. NBC_00440 genome contains a region encoding:
- a CDS encoding glycosyltransferase has protein sequence MSVHSQSTAPYEAATPAFAPAHPPEFPQHVVTAVLVTHDGARWLPDALAGLLGQERPVQNVVAADTGSADASASLVTEALGADRVLHLARRTGFGAAVDEAARTAGVLTPEELPYLKRPSGWDPVSRSWRDETYDMPELPHGEPVQWLWLLHDDCAPDPDALTELLRVVDNDPHAVIVGPKLRGWYDRKQLLEVGVSIANSGRRWTGLDRREQDQGQHDQVRSVLSVSTAGMLIRRDIWEELGGFDRRLPLMRDDVDLCWRAHAAGHSVVVAPDAVLRHAEASARERRPIDCVGRSVASPHRVDKAGAVYTLLVNTRGRGLPYVLLRLVIGTLLRVVAYLVGKAPGQALDEVAGLVGTLLRPERILAARRKRGEGAVEASELRPLFPPPGATVKATAEQVAGHFGGSSDVEAGSRHGAVESGPGGDDADFLEIEQFARLKRIARKPAPVLFAVLLLVSVIACRALLGGGALAGGALLPAPDHVSELWNRYADVWHPLGTGGTQSAPPYLGILAVFSTVLLGHTGLALTLLLVCSVPLAGLTAYFASRPLTESRLLRAWGSIAYAFLPAATGALAAGRLGTAVLAVLLPLIARCAVSAAGVRGERGSWRAVWAYAFLLTLTMAFTPVVWPLAVVIGIAVLALHRDEITAYGLRLLAIAGTPLVLLAPWSLSLLASPSGFFREAGMEFGKGSASALDLLGMSPGGPKTAGGVLLIGVVLAALAALLRGERQFAVRGAWAVALLGLVFSVLANRSGWAGPTTLVYGLALLAAAVLGAEGARERVATQSFGWRQPVAGLIAVAALLAPVIAAFSWMVSGADGPLERRDPVQVPAFVAEESGTRDQARTLILGGTSPSEVSYTLVRGSGGRLGDAELARAGGSSPRLDKIVSNLVAGSGADQSSQLSGYAIRYLLVRDGAPREMSRVLDATPGLSRLSQLDGSELWRVDRQVARATIVSGTSPDASSEPQSVAAGPVDIHTTVPAGKSGRVLRLADATAPGWQATLDGRALTRTTVDGWAQGFELPAQGGKLDVTYDEPLTHTLWVWAQVLLAVVLLVLALPGRRERIDDDLPEEELPVPAEPVAGEGRRARRLRAAAQAEAEAAGGTDGPDATAAMGTTAAAEDGPAGEPGEPGEQNPYAPAGDPAADPSASAADDGFAPQYGTEIPQQPAYGDWEQPAYATGDYSQYPAGQYGNEGHYANDGTYAPGQYGQDGYGGEAQYGNEAQYGNEAQYGDDGQGGSGRPGQPGPYPDGQQQYDPYQQQPDGQYDPYGYVQHPQQPPYPDENEHRPDGSNQ, from the coding sequence ATGTCCGTGCACAGCCAATCGACGGCCCCTTACGAGGCCGCAACGCCTGCGTTCGCTCCCGCACACCCGCCCGAATTCCCGCAGCATGTCGTCACCGCCGTGCTCGTCACCCACGACGGCGCCCGCTGGCTGCCCGACGCGCTCGCCGGGCTGCTCGGCCAGGAGCGCCCCGTACAGAACGTCGTCGCGGCCGACACCGGCAGCGCCGACGCGTCCGCGAGCCTGGTCACCGAAGCGCTCGGCGCCGACCGGGTGTTGCACCTCGCGCGCCGCACCGGCTTCGGTGCCGCCGTCGACGAGGCCGCCCGCACCGCGGGAGTCCTCACCCCCGAGGAACTGCCGTATCTGAAGCGGCCCAGCGGCTGGGACCCGGTGAGCCGCAGCTGGCGCGACGAGACCTATGACATGCCCGAACTGCCGCACGGCGAACCGGTGCAGTGGCTCTGGCTGCTCCACGACGACTGCGCCCCCGACCCCGACGCGCTCACCGAGCTGCTGCGCGTGGTCGACAACGACCCGCACGCCGTCATCGTCGGACCCAAACTGCGCGGCTGGTACGACCGTAAGCAACTGCTCGAAGTCGGCGTCTCGATCGCCAACAGCGGTCGCCGCTGGACCGGCCTCGACCGCCGCGAACAGGACCAGGGCCAGCACGACCAGGTCCGCTCGGTGCTGTCCGTCTCGACCGCCGGAATGCTCATCAGGCGGGACATCTGGGAGGAACTGGGCGGCTTCGACCGCAGACTTCCGCTGATGCGTGACGACGTCGACCTGTGCTGGCGCGCACACGCCGCGGGCCACAGCGTCGTCGTGGCACCCGACGCCGTACTGCGGCACGCGGAGGCATCGGCCCGCGAGCGCAGGCCCATCGACTGCGTGGGCCGCTCCGTCGCCAGCCCGCACCGCGTCGACAAGGCGGGCGCCGTCTACACCCTGCTCGTCAACACCCGCGGCCGCGGGCTGCCGTACGTCCTGCTGCGGCTGGTCATCGGCACCCTGCTGAGAGTGGTCGCGTATCTGGTCGGCAAGGCGCCGGGACAGGCACTCGACGAAGTCGCCGGGCTCGTCGGCACCCTGCTGCGCCCCGAGCGGATCCTCGCCGCACGGCGCAAACGCGGAGAAGGCGCGGTCGAGGCGAGCGAGCTGCGGCCGCTCTTCCCGCCGCCCGGAGCCACCGTCAAGGCCACCGCCGAGCAGGTGGCCGGCCATTTCGGCGGTAGCTCCGACGTAGAGGCCGGTTCGCGGCACGGCGCCGTCGAATCCGGTCCGGGCGGTGACGACGCCGACTTCCTGGAGATCGAGCAGTTCGCCCGGCTGAAGCGGATAGCCCGCAAGCCGGCCCCGGTGCTGTTCGCCGTGCTCCTGCTGGTGTCGGTCATCGCCTGCCGGGCGCTGCTGGGCGGAGGCGCCCTCGCGGGCGGCGCCCTGCTCCCCGCGCCCGATCACGTATCGGAGCTGTGGAACCGCTACGCCGACGTATGGCACCCCCTCGGCACCGGCGGCACCCAGTCCGCCCCGCCGTACCTCGGCATCCTCGCCGTGTTCTCCACCGTCCTGCTCGGCCACACCGGACTCGCGCTCACCCTGCTGCTGGTCTGCTCGGTCCCGCTGGCCGGTCTCACCGCGTACTTCGCCTCCCGCCCGCTCACCGAATCGCGGCTGCTGCGGGCCTGGGGAAGCATCGCGTACGCCTTCCTGCCCGCCGCCACCGGCGCCCTGGCCGCCGGGCGGCTCGGCACGGCGGTACTCGCCGTCCTGCTGCCGCTGATCGCCCGCTGCGCCGTCTCCGCCGCCGGAGTGCGCGGGGAGCGCGGAAGCTGGCGGGCCGTCTGGGCCTACGCGTTCCTGCTCACCCTCACCATGGCGTTCACGCCCGTCGTGTGGCCGCTCGCCGTCGTCATCGGGATCGCCGTCCTGGCGCTGCACCGCGACGAGATCACCGCGTACGGGCTGCGCCTCCTCGCGATCGCCGGTACGCCCCTCGTGCTGCTGGCACCCTGGTCGCTCTCGCTGCTCGCCTCCCCCTCCGGCTTCTTCCGCGAGGCGGGCATGGAGTTCGGCAAGGGCTCGGCATCCGCGCTCGACCTGCTGGGCATGAGCCCCGGCGGTCCGAAGACCGCGGGCGGGGTGCTGCTCATCGGAGTGGTGCTCGCCGCGCTGGCCGCCCTGCTGCGCGGGGAGCGGCAGTTCGCCGTCCGCGGCGCCTGGGCGGTGGCCCTGCTGGGTCTCGTCTTCTCGGTGCTGGCCAACAGGTCGGGCTGGGCCGGTCCCACCACGCTCGTCTACGGGCTCGCGCTGCTCGCGGCCGCCGTGCTCGGCGCGGAGGGCGCACGCGAGCGCGTGGCCACCCAGAGCTTCGGCTGGCGGCAGCCGGTCGCCGGGCTGATCGCCGTCGCCGCGCTGCTCGCCCCGGTGATCGCCGCCTTCAGCTGGATGGTCAGCGGTGCGGACGGGCCGCTGGAGCGGCGCGACCCGGTGCAGGTCCCGGCGTTCGTCGCCGAGGAGAGCGGCACCCGCGACCAGGCCCGCACCCTGATCCTCGGCGGGACGTCGCCGTCGGAGGTCTCGTACACACTGGTGCGCGGCTCGGGCGGCAGGCTCGGCGACGCCGAGCTGGCCCGCGCGGGCGGCAGCAGCCCCCGCCTCGACAAGATCGTGTCCAACCTGGTCGCGGGCTCCGGCGCCGACCAGTCCAGCCAGCTCAGCGGGTACGCCATCCGCTATCTGCTGGTCAGGGACGGAGCGCCGCGCGAGATGAGCCGGGTGCTCGACGCGACCCCGGGGCTGAGCCGGCTCAGCCAGCTGGACGGCAGCGAACTCTGGCGCGTCGACCGGCAGGTGGCACGCGCCACCATCGTCTCCGGTACGTCGCCGGACGCGAGCTCCGAGCCGCAGTCCGTCGCCGCCGGCCCGGTGGACATCCACACCACCGTCCCGGCCGGCAAGTCAGGCCGCGTCCTGCGGCTCGCGGACGCCACCGCGCCGGGCTGGCAGGCCACCCTGGACGGTCGCGCGCTGACCAGGACGACCGTCGACGGCTGGGCGCAGGGGTTCGAACTCCCCGCACAGGGCGGGAAGCTCGACGTCACCTACGACGAGCCCCTCACCCACACCCTCTGGGTCTGGGCGCAGGTGCTGCTCGCGGTCGTGCTGCTGGTGCTCGCCCTGCCCGGCCGCCGTGAGCGGATCGACGACGACCTCCCCGAGGAGGAACTCCCCGTACCCGCCGAGCCGGTGGCGGGCGAGGGCCGCAGAGCCCGCAGGCTGCGCGCCGCCGCCCAGGCCGAAGCCGAGGCGGCGGGAGGCACGGACGGCCCGGACGCGACGGCCGCCATGGGCACCACGGCAGCCGCGGAGGACGGCCCGGCCGGGGAACCCGGCGAACCCGGCGAGCAGAATCCGTACGCCCCCGCCGGAGACCCCGCGGCGGATCCGTCGGCCTCCGCAGCCGATGACGGCTTCGCCCCGCAGTACGGGACGGAGATCCCGCAGCAGCCCGCGTACGGCGACTGGGAGCAGCCCGCGTACGCGACGGGTGACTACAGCCAGTACCCGGCCGGGCAGTACGGCAACGAAGGCCACTACGCCAACGACGGCACGTACGCCCCCGGCCAGTACGGCCAGGACGGGTACGGCGGCGAAGCGCAGTACGGCAACGAGGCGCAGTACGGCAACGAGGCGCAGTACGGCGACGACGGCCAGGGCGGAAGCGGCCGGCCGGGCCAGCCCGGCCCGTACCCCGACGGGCAGCAGCAGTACGACCCGTACCAGCAGCAGCCCGACGGCCAGTACGACCCGTACGGCTATGTCCAGCACCCGCAGCAGCCGCCCTACCCCGACGAGAACGAGCACCGCCCCGACGGGAGCAACCAGTGA
- a CDS encoding WhiB family transcriptional regulator, translating to MTELFQQLLVEDADEEFGWQERALCAQTDPESFFPEKGGSTREAKKVCLACEVRSECLEYALANDERFGIWGGLSERERRRLKKAAV from the coding sequence ATGACCGAGCTGTTCCAGCAACTGCTGGTCGAGGACGCGGACGAGGAATTCGGCTGGCAGGAGCGCGCGCTGTGCGCCCAGACCGACCCCGAGTCCTTCTTCCCCGAGAAGGGCGGTTCCACCCGCGAGGCCAAGAAGGTCTGCCTCGCCTGCGAAGTCCGCTCGGAGTGTCTTGAATACGCCCTCGCCAACGACGAGCGGTTCGGCATCTGGGGCGGCCTGTCCGAGCGGGAGCGGCGACGGCTGAAAAAGGCCGCTGTCTAG